From one Flavobacterium sp. N502536 genomic stretch:
- a CDS encoding LytR/AlgR family response regulator transcription factor: protein MDNIHVLIIEDTPEQSEALCKVLRQNNYNIVGVATNFTDALKLFYENTIDIIIIDVFLDGKPEGITFAESINIIPNASKPFVFLTSSQDRQIFERAKLTKPFSFLLKPFNELEILYAIEMAVEKFYAQTNVFQNEEQDTVISNDYLFIKKKNSLKKVALNDILYIDVEERYCNIITEKEKFVILISLTKISNLLDKNRFIKTHRNTIVNTNKIEEIILADNLIILKGDHKINLSDTYKDFIKKMNILS, encoded by the coding sequence ATGGATAACATTCATGTTTTAATTATAGAAGATACCCCGGAACAAAGCGAAGCGCTATGTAAGGTACTGCGGCAAAACAATTATAATATTGTAGGAGTTGCAACCAATTTTACCGATGCACTGAAACTTTTTTACGAGAATACGATAGACATCATTATTATTGATGTTTTTTTAGACGGAAAACCGGAAGGAATTACGTTTGCCGAATCGATCAACATTATTCCAAACGCCTCCAAACCATTTGTCTTTTTAACCAGTTCACAAGACCGTCAGATCTTTGAAAGAGCTAAACTTACAAAACCTTTCAGTTTTTTGCTGAAACCTTTTAACGAGCTGGAAATACTATATGCCATAGAAATGGCTGTCGAAAAGTTTTATGCCCAAACCAATGTTTTTCAAAATGAAGAACAAGATACCGTGATTAGTAATGACTACTTGTTTATAAAGAAGAAAAACTCTTTAAAGAAGGTAGCACTCAACGATATCCTCTACATTGATGTCGAAGAACGCTATTGCAACATCATTACCGAGAAGGAAAAATTTGTAATTCTGATTTCATTGACAAAAATCAGCAATTTGTTAGACAAGAACAGGTTCATCAAAACACATCGAAATACGATTGTAAACACCAATAAAATAGAAGAAATTATCCTGGCCGATAATCTCATTATTTTAAAAGGCGATCACAAAATAAATCTGAGCGACACCTATAAAGATTTTATAAAAAAAATGAACATTTTGTCGTAA